In a genomic window of Flavobacterium sp. KACC 22761:
- a CDS encoding aromatic amino acid hydroxylase, producing the protein MNASIETNPLLERLPKHLKQFIKPQDYSDYTPINQAVWRYVMRKNVDYLSKVAHHSYLDGLKKTGIEIDSIPSMYGMNRILTEIGWAAVAVDGFIPPNAFMEFQAYNVLVIASDIRQLEHIEYTPAPDIIHEGAGHAPIIANPEYAEYLRRFGEIGCKAISSHKDYQMYEAIRLLSILKEAEDTPQEKIDEAEKAVADLQNNMGELSEMAQIRNLHWWTVEYGLIGTVENPKIYGAGLLSSIGESAHCMTDNVKKIPYDISAANQNFDITQLQPQLYVTPTFSYLSLILEEFANKMALRTGGLSGIQKLIQSNALGTIELSTGLQISGVFTNVIEEEGKPVYIQTTGKTALAYREKELVGHGTLTHPHGFGSPIGKLKGFNLAIEDMSPKDLQAYSIVEGEKIKLEFEGNIIVEGEIITGSRNLHGEIILISFRNCTVTHGETILFQPEWGNYDMAIGKKVVSAFSGPADVNSFDLINIVPSTKTIKAKHTEERDELEILYATVRNIRNNKDAKTELKSVFEKVKNNHANDWLLTVEIAELLKDSDEKQLLQEVLVHLDQLKIKRPEVAHLISGGLDLIFDSSLPNLPQRH; encoded by the coding sequence ATGAATGCATCTATAGAAACAAATCCGTTATTGGAGCGATTGCCAAAACATTTAAAGCAATTTATTAAACCTCAAGATTATAGCGATTACACACCTATCAATCAAGCGGTTTGGCGCTATGTAATGCGTAAAAATGTAGATTACCTTTCAAAAGTTGCTCATCACTCCTATTTAGATGGTTTGAAGAAAACCGGAATCGAGATTGATTCTATTCCGAGTATGTATGGAATGAACCGAATCCTGACTGAAATTGGTTGGGCTGCGGTTGCTGTTGACGGATTTATTCCGCCAAATGCTTTTATGGAATTCCAAGCTTATAACGTTTTGGTTATTGCTTCAGATATCCGACAATTAGAACATATTGAATATACGCCAGCTCCAGACATTATTCACGAAGGTGCCGGCCACGCTCCCATTATTGCTAATCCCGAATATGCTGAATATTTGAGACGTTTTGGCGAAATTGGATGCAAAGCGATTTCTTCTCATAAAGATTACCAAATGTATGAAGCGATTCGTCTGCTTTCGATTTTGAAAGAAGCCGAAGATACGCCTCAGGAAAAAATTGACGAAGCTGAAAAAGCTGTTGCCGATTTACAAAATAATATGGGCGAATTGTCTGAAATGGCTCAAATTCGTAATTTGCATTGGTGGACAGTGGAATACGGTTTAATTGGAACAGTCGAAAATCCAAAAATTTACGGTGCTGGACTGCTTTCTTCAATTGGAGAAAGTGCCCATTGCATGACAGATAATGTGAAGAAAATTCCTTATGATATTTCGGCAGCGAATCAAAATTTTGATATTACGCAATTACAACCTCAATTATATGTAACGCCCACTTTCTCTTATTTGAGTTTGATTTTGGAAGAGTTTGCCAATAAAATGGCTTTGCGTACCGGCGGATTATCTGGAATTCAGAAACTGATTCAGTCCAATGCTTTAGGAACAATTGAATTAAGTACGGGCTTGCAAATTTCTGGCGTTTTCACAAATGTAATTGAAGAAGAAGGAAAACCCGTTTATATTCAAACAACCGGAAAAACAGCTTTGGCTTATCGTGAAAAAGAATTGGTTGGCCACGGAACTTTAACGCATCCTCACGGATTTGGAAGTCCGATTGGGAAATTAAAAGGCTTCAATTTAGCGATTGAAGATATGAGTCCGAAAGATTTACAAGCGTACAGCATTGTTGAAGGAGAAAAAATAAAACTGGAATTTGAAGGCAATATTATTGTTGAAGGTGAAATTATTACGGGTTCTAGAAACTTACATGGAGAAATTATTTTAATCAGTTTTAGAAATTGTACGGTTACTCATGGTGAAACGATTTTGTTCCAGCCTGAATGGGGCAATTATGACATGGCAATTGGCAAAAAAGTAGTTTCTGCATTTTCTGGCCCAGCCGATGTGAATAGTTTTGATTTGATCAATATTGTTCCTTCAACTAAAACAATAAAAGCAAAACATACTGAAGAGCGTGATGAATTAGAAATTTTGTACGCTACTGTTCGAAATATCCGAAATAATAAAGATGCTAAAACGGAATTAAAATCTGTTTTTGAGAAGGTTAAAAACAATCATGCTAACGATTGGCTTTTGACAGTTGAAATCGCTGAGCTTTTAAAAGATTCTGATGAAAAACAATTACTGCAAGAAGTATTGGTTCATTTGGATCAATTGAAAATAAAACGTCCTGAAGTAGCGCATTTAATTTCTGGCGGATTGGATTTGATTTTTGACAGTTCTTTGCCAAATTTGCCACAAAGGCACTAA
- a CDS encoding group III truncated hemoglobin encodes MNALKDISTLEDIKQMVNSFYDNVRKDDLIGPIFNDKLQDRWEPHLQKMYGFWQTILFDVRAYSGTPFPPHKQLPVDKTHFDRWIEIFNTTIDAQFAGPVTEEAKMRATNMAFMFNHKIEYFRNAENELRNSIKKS; translated from the coding sequence ATGAATGCTCTTAAAGACATTTCGACTTTAGAAGATATTAAACAAATGGTGAACAGCTTTTATGACAATGTCAGAAAAGATGATCTCATTGGCCCAATATTTAATGATAAATTACAAGATCGATGGGAGCCACATTTACAAAAAATGTATGGCTTTTGGCAAACCATTTTATTTGATGTCCGAGCCTATTCTGGAACTCCGTTTCCTCCGCACAAGCAATTGCCTGTAGATAAAACTCACTTTGATCGTTGGATCGAAATTTTCAACACTACAATTGATGCACAATTTGCAGGCCCAGTAACTGAAGAAGCTAAAATGCGTGCCACAAATATGGCTTTTATGTTCAATCATAAAATTGAATATTTCAGAAATGCAGAAAATGAATTGAGAAATTCAATTAAGAAATCTTAA
- a CDS encoding RICIN domain-containing protein: MYKTTQKPTNRVKAFMTQVIIIMLLCITKTNAQTVTPFITSGDQTKLLQQQATVSFGTNSGTNPSTVTVNAGTTYQTMDGFGYTLTEGSAEVISGMAATQQNQLLNDLYNPTTGLNASVIRISIAASDLSSSSYSYNETSGDTNMNNFSLNGPDLTYLIPIIKKIQLINPNIKILATPWTAPRWMKTNGSWVGGSLQTQYYAAYAKYFVKYLQAMQAQGISIWAITPQNEPENPNNEPSMLMNSTEQKNFINQQLGPQLAAAGYGGVKIIAFDHNCDNTAYPIDVLNNSSYVDGAAFHLYLGNISAMSTVKTQTNKNVYFTEQYTGSGGSFSGDFGWHMQNVVIGSTSNWSKTVLEWNAANNSSMGPHTPGGCNTCLGAITVNNSTSYTKNVAYYIIGQISKYVKPGAVRISSSSTSGSILSVGFKNPDGSIALVLYNTSGSSNTIKVVSGSSAFNYAVPGSSAVTFTWGTGGSVAVTGVSVSPTSATITAGQTQQLTATVSPSNATNTAVNWSSSNTSVATVNSSGLVTGVAAGSATITVTTVDGAKTATSAITVNASSTGFPGYYNIISRNSNKGLDVADNSTTSGGRIQQYDVTSGGGSNQRWKFVSDGSGNYYIIVKSTGMYLAVENNGTANGLKVQQRTFVNSNEFKWTVASLTGGYYKITNVNTGKSLDVENVSTANGANIQVWDYTGGLNQQWQFVQVESTAKKALAPTVSAEEENPNDMLIFINSSNDYLKIDTNHTGSADVEIFSLEGQSVLKKNMNFEGRQAEIEISRLPKGIYVVRVNDSQGAYSKKVLKQ; the protein is encoded by the coding sequence ATGTACAAAACTACTCAAAAACCTACAAATCGGGTAAAAGCTTTTATGACACAAGTCATTATAATAATGCTTTTATGTATTACTAAAACAAATGCTCAGACGGTTACGCCTTTTATAACATCAGGCGATCAAACAAAATTACTTCAACAGCAGGCAACTGTGAGTTTCGGAACAAACTCAGGAACCAATCCTTCTACCGTTACAGTTAATGCTGGAACAACATATCAAACCATGGACGGCTTTGGTTACACACTTACAGAAGGTAGTGCCGAAGTGATAAGCGGAATGGCAGCAACGCAGCAAAATCAGTTATTGAATGATTTGTATAATCCAACTACAGGCTTAAACGCAAGTGTGATTCGTATTAGTATTGCGGCTTCAGATTTAAGCAGTTCTTCATATAGTTACAATGAAACTTCGGGAGATACTAATATGAATAATTTCAGTTTAAATGGCCCGGATTTGACTTATTTGATTCCAATTATCAAAAAGATTCAGTTGATCAATCCGAATATTAAAATATTGGCAACTCCTTGGACCGCACCACGCTGGATGAAAACCAACGGTTCTTGGGTTGGCGGAAGTTTGCAAACGCAATATTATGCGGCTTACGCCAAATATTTTGTGAAATATCTTCAAGCTATGCAGGCGCAGGGAATCTCGATTTGGGCAATCACGCCTCAAAACGAGCCTGAAAATCCAAACAACGAGCCAAGCATGCTGATGAATTCTACAGAACAAAAGAATTTTATTAATCAGCAACTTGGGCCACAATTGGCTGCTGCGGGATATGGCGGTGTCAAGATTATTGCTTTTGATCACAATTGCGATAATACTGCCTATCCAATTGATGTTTTGAACAACAGCAGTTATGTAGACGGCGCAGCGTTTCATTTGTATTTAGGAAATATCTCTGCAATGTCAACCGTAAAAACACAAACCAATAAAAACGTTTATTTCACAGAACAATACACAGGTTCTGGAGGAAGTTTCAGCGGCGATTTTGGCTGGCACATGCAAAATGTTGTTATTGGTAGTACAAGTAACTGGTCGAAAACAGTTTTAGAATGGAATGCTGCAAATAATTCAAGCATGGGGCCGCATACGCCAGGCGGTTGTAATACCTGTTTAGGAGCGATTACAGTAAATAATAGTACAAGCTATACTAAAAATGTTGCGTACTATATTATTGGCCAAATTTCTAAATATGTGAAACCGGGCGCAGTAAGAATTAGTTCTTCTAGTACAAGCGGAAGCATTTTGTCAGTTGGATTTAAAAACCCTGACGGATCTATTGCTCTGGTACTTTATAATACTTCTGGATCATCAAATACAATAAAAGTAGTTTCAGGATCATCGGCATTTAATTATGCAGTTCCAGGATCATCTGCGGTTACTTTTACTTGGGGAACGGGAGGTTCGGTTGCTGTAACGGGCGTAAGTGTAAGCCCGACTTCGGCAACAATTACAGCAGGGCAAACACAACAATTGACAGCGACAGTTTCGCCAAGCAATGCAACAAATACAGCTGTAAATTGGAGTTCAAGCAATACTTCAGTGGCAACTGTAAATTCAAGCGGATTAGTTACGGGAGTTGCAGCAGGAAGTGCGACAATAACAGTTACAACGGTAGATGGAGCTAAAACGGCAACAAGTGCGATCACAGTAAACGCTTCAAGCACTGGATTTCCAGGATACTACAACATCATTTCGAGAAACAGCAATAAAGGCTTAGATGTTGCAGATAATTCGACAACAAGCGGTGGAAGAATTCAGCAGTATGATGTTACCAGTGGAGGAGGAAGCAACCAAAGATGGAAATTTGTTTCAGATGGAAGCGGCAATTATTACATTATTGTAAAATCGACGGGAATGTATCTTGCTGTTGAAAATAACGGAACTGCAAATGGTCTAAAAGTGCAACAAAGGACTTTTGTTAATTCTAATGAATTTAAATGGACAGTGGCAAGTTTGACTGGTGGTTATTATAAAATTACCAACGTGAATACAGGCAAATCTCTTGATGTTGAAAATGTTTCGACGGCAAACGGAGCTAATATTCAGGTTTGGGATTATACTGGCGGATTAAATCAGCAATGGCAATTTGTTCAAGTGGAATCTACAGCAAAAAAAGCTTTGGCACCTACAGTTTCGGCAGAAGAAGAAAATCCAAATGATATGTTGATTTTTATCAATTCGTCAAATGATTATTTGAAAATTGATACTAACCATACCGGAAGTGCCGATGTTGAAATATTCTCACTTGAAGGACAAAGCGTTTTGAAGAAAAATATGAATTTCGAAGGAAGACAAGCTGAAATCGAAATCTCAAGATTGCCAAAAGGTATTTATGTGGTGCGAGTAAACGATAGTCAAGGCGCTTACTCGAAAAAAGTATTAAAACAATAA
- the ilvA gene encoding threonine ammonia-lyase IlvA produces MSLFNEVLNAKKQLENVVAATPLTQNLNLSDEFKSTILLKREDLQIVRSYKIRGAYNKISSLNEKEKANGIVCASAGNHAQGVAYSCNLLKIQGKIYMPKTTPKQKVKQVQLFGKSFVEIVLTGDTFDDAYASATADAIKNHKTFIHPFDDEKVIAGQGTVGLEILESFKEPIDYVFVPIGGGGLASGLSEVFKHLSPHTKIIGVEPKGAPSMKTSIEENKNTALKTIDKFVDGAAVKQVGDKTFEICRYNLEDIILVPEGKVCTTILRLYNEEAMVVEPAGALTIAALDFYKDKIKDKNVVCIVSGSNNDIERTAEIKERSLLYEGLMHYFMIQFPQRPGALKEFVNNILGPDDDITYFQFAKKNSREVGSVVVGLELKNKNDIMPIKLKMTQNGFEFQYLNDNQDLFTQLIG; encoded by the coding sequence ATGAGTTTATTTAACGAAGTACTTAACGCAAAAAAGCAACTTGAAAATGTTGTTGCCGCGACGCCTTTAACACAAAATTTGAATCTTTCAGACGAATTCAAATCGACTATTTTACTAAAAAGAGAAGATTTGCAAATCGTCCGATCGTACAAAATCAGAGGAGCTTACAATAAAATTTCTTCGTTAAATGAAAAAGAAAAAGCAAACGGAATTGTTTGCGCCAGCGCAGGAAATCATGCGCAAGGTGTTGCATATTCCTGTAATCTTTTAAAGATTCAAGGCAAAATTTATATGCCAAAAACCACTCCAAAACAAAAAGTAAAACAAGTTCAATTGTTTGGGAAATCGTTTGTAGAAATTGTTTTAACCGGAGATACTTTTGATGATGCATACGCTTCAGCAACTGCAGACGCGATCAAAAATCATAAAACTTTTATTCATCCTTTTGATGACGAAAAAGTAATCGCTGGCCAAGGTACTGTTGGTTTAGAAATCTTAGAAAGCTTCAAAGAACCTATTGATTATGTTTTTGTTCCAATTGGTGGCGGCGGACTTGCTTCTGGATTATCAGAAGTTTTTAAACATTTGAGTCCGCATACCAAAATCATTGGCGTTGAGCCAAAAGGCGCGCCTTCGATGAAAACTTCTATTGAAGAAAATAAAAATACGGCCTTAAAAACAATCGACAAATTTGTTGACGGTGCCGCAGTAAAACAAGTTGGTGATAAAACTTTTGAAATCTGTCGTTATAATTTAGAAGATATTATTCTGGTTCCTGAAGGAAAAGTGTGCACCACAATTTTGCGATTGTACAATGAAGAAGCAATGGTTGTTGAACCAGCCGGCGCTTTGACCATTGCCGCTTTGGATTTTTATAAAGATAAAATAAAAGACAAAAATGTAGTTTGCATCGTTAGCGGAAGCAATAATGATATCGAACGAACTGCCGAAATAAAAGAACGTTCCTTGCTTTATGAAGGCTTGATGCATTATTTCATGATTCAATTTCCACAACGTCCAGGAGCTTTAAAAGAATTTGTAAACAATATTCTTGGCCCAGATGACGACATTACTTATTTTCAATTTGCGAAGAAAAACAGCCGTGAAGTGGGTTCTGTTGTAGTGGGTTTAGAATTAAAAAACAAAAATGATATTATGCCAATTAAATTGAAAATGACTCAAAATGGGTTTGAATTTCAATATTTAAATGACAATCAAGATTTATTTACCCAATTGATTGGATAA